The following proteins are co-located in the uncultured Tolumonas sp. genome:
- a CDS encoding YchJ family protein has translation MSASTELCPCGSKKLFTQCCLPLLLGEKTAQTPEQLMRSRFTAFYRADAWSYVLRTWHPAHRPAVSETELAAESHSVKWEKLEVRDAKMDGDQGEVTFCAWYRDQSGLHPHLERSQFVRWQGEWVYTVGEFLPYSRAAKIKPNDTCPCGSGKKYKRCCG, from the coding sequence ATGTCCGCTAGTACAGAATTGTGTCCCTGTGGGAGTAAGAAGTTATTTACTCAGTGTTGTCTGCCATTACTGCTAGGCGAAAAAACAGCACAAACACCGGAACAACTCATGCGTTCGCGCTTTACTGCGTTTTATCGCGCTGATGCTTGGAGTTATGTGTTGCGGACCTGGCATCCGGCACATCGCCCGGCGGTGAGTGAAACTGAATTGGCAGCAGAAAGTCATTCCGTAAAATGGGAAAAGCTGGAAGTACGTGATGCGAAAATGGATGGTGATCAAGGCGAGGTGACCTTCTGTGCCTGGTATCGCGATCAGAGCGGATTGCATCCCCACCTTGAACGCTCGCAGTTCGTTCGTTGGCAAGGCGAGTGGGTTTATACCGTCGGTGAGTTTTTGCCTTACTCCCGCGCAGCGAAAATCAAACCGAATGACACATGTCCTTGTGGTAGTGGCAAAAAATATAAACGCTGCTGCGGCTGA
- a CDS encoding integrase arm-type DNA-binding domain-containing protein produces the protein MPLSDAKIRNTKPGEKPQKLTDSGGLYLEVRPSGAKLWRYRYRIAGKENIFSIGKYPDIGLSEAREQHRKARSLVVQGTHPAHHRQAERLVAFAENENTFEAVAREWIAKKGINWSPYYRSQIENFLTADMFPDLGKRPIRSVTAAHLLKILHRVEDRGASSVALLLRQWSSAIFRYAVATLRADSDPAAALIGAIHRPKVKHHKPLSRQDIADLAKAIDEFGGYRTTVIAIHLMLLTFVRTGELRKAEWSEFDLERAEWVIPEGRMKMDELHIVPLSRQAVELIQELRSYTGGRVQLFPNYRNPQVCMCSTTINRALERMGFNGKNSIGFSAHGFRATASTFLNELGYRADVIERQLAHAERNKVRASYNQAEYMDERRKMMQDWADMIDTMMKKSKSNITGPN, from the coding sequence ATGCCATTATCAGACGCTAAAATTAGAAACACAAAACCTGGGGAAAAACCACAAAAGCTAACTGATAGTGGGGGGTTGTACCTTGAGGTTCGACCTTCAGGCGCAAAGCTTTGGCGTTACCGTTACCGGATTGCGGGTAAAGAGAACATATTTTCTATTGGTAAGTATCCTGATATTGGGCTGTCTGAGGCTCGTGAACAACACCGTAAGGCTAGAAGCTTGGTTGTGCAAGGCACACATCCGGCTCATCATCGGCAAGCTGAACGACTAGTTGCTTTTGCTGAAAATGAAAATACGTTTGAAGCTGTTGCTCGTGAATGGATTGCAAAGAAAGGAATAAATTGGAGTCCTTATTACAGAAGTCAGATTGAAAACTTTCTTACGGCAGATATGTTTCCTGATTTGGGTAAACGTCCCATTCGTAGTGTAACGGCGGCTCATTTACTTAAAATTCTTCATCGTGTAGAAGATCGAGGCGCTAGTTCCGTGGCTTTGTTATTACGGCAGTGGTCTTCCGCAATTTTTAGATATGCTGTTGCGACTCTTCGAGCAGATAGTGATCCTGCCGCTGCATTAATTGGTGCAATTCATCGTCCAAAGGTTAAACATCACAAACCGCTATCTCGGCAAGATATTGCGGACTTAGCAAAGGCTATAGATGAGTTTGGCGGGTATCGAACGACGGTTATTGCAATACATTTAATGTTATTAACTTTTGTGCGAACAGGTGAACTCCGTAAAGCTGAATGGTCAGAATTCGATCTAGAACGGGCTGAATGGGTAATCCCTGAGGGAAGAATGAAGATGGATGAACTACACATTGTTCCTTTATCCCGCCAAGCAGTCGAACTTATCCAAGAGTTACGAAGTTACACTGGTGGTAGAGTTCAGTTATTCCCTAATTACCGCAATCCTCAAGTGTGCATGTGTTCAACGACGATTAATAGGGCTCTTGAACGAATGGGGTTTAATGGCAAAAATAGTATTGGATTTTCAGCTCATGGGTTTCGTGCAACAGCTTCGACTTTCCTGAATGAGTTAGGCTATCGAGCTGATGTAATTGAACGTCAGTTAGCGCATGCTGAGCGTAACAAGGTTCGTGCTAGCTATAACCAAGCAGAATACATGGATGAACGTAGAAAAATGATGCAGGATTGGGCTGATATGATTGATACAATGATGAAAAAATCAAAATCGAATATAACAGGGCCAAATTAA
- a CDS encoding helix-turn-helix transcriptional regulator, with translation MTDINMIELGQSVGRAIARQRIRSGMTQEYVAEHLNIGSEAVSRMERGLVVPTVIRLVQLAQLFHCELVDLLQETSCRPSDQAIVLANILSRLETSDRVLLMDTIERLADRFAKAN, from the coding sequence ATGACAGACATCAATATGATTGAACTTGGTCAGTCTGTGGGTCGGGCTATTGCCCGACAACGGATTAGATCAGGTATGACGCAGGAATACGTAGCTGAACACTTAAATATCGGTAGTGAAGCAGTATCTCGCATGGAGCGGGGATTAGTTGTTCCCACCGTGATACGGTTAGTACAACTGGCACAACTGTTTCACTGTGAACTAGTTGACCTTCTGCAGGAAACTAGTTGTCGCCCTAGTGACCAAGCTATTGTTTTGGCTAATATTCTATCTAGACTAGAAACTAGTGATAGAGTATTGCTGATGGATACCATTGAACGATTAGCAGATCGTTTTGCCAAAGCAAATTAA
- a CDS encoding IS481 family transposase — protein sequence MIHSNNPVIKHKAGLLNLAEELNNVSRACKVMGVSRDTFYRYKELVEEGGIDALLDKSRRAPNLKNRTDDTTEQAVINYAIEYPAHGQQRTSNELRKQGIFISGSGVRSVWLRHDLENFKKRLKALEHKVAQDGILLSDAQIAALERKQQDDEVCGEIETMHPGYLGSQDTFYVGNLKGVGRIYQQTFVDTYSKVAYCKLYTTKTPITAADLLNDRVLPFFAAQNIPMLRILTDRGTEYCGKVEQHDYQLYLAINDIDHTKTKAMSPQTNGICERFHKTILQEFYQVTFRKKLYSDLDSLQSDLDIWLSYYNNQRTHQGKMCCGRTPMETFIDGKKVWEEKNLNQI from the coding sequence ATGATCCATAGTAACAATCCCGTTATTAAACACAAAGCAGGTCTTCTCAATTTGGCAGAAGAGCTGAATAACGTTTCCCGTGCCTGTAAAGTCATGGGCGTATCCAGAGACACCTTCTATCGCTATAAAGAACTGGTCGAAGAAGGTGGTATCGATGCTTTGCTTGATAAATCTCGACGCGCTCCCAACTTAAAAAATCGCACTGACGATACGACAGAACAAGCTGTCATCAATTATGCCATTGAGTATCCGGCACATGGACAACAGCGAACCAGTAATGAACTTCGTAAACAGGGCATCTTCATCTCGGGAAGTGGTGTGCGTTCAGTCTGGCTACGTCATGATTTAGAGAACTTTAAAAAACGACTTAAGGCGCTGGAACACAAGGTGGCTCAAGACGGTATATTGCTGTCTGACGCTCAAATTGCAGCGCTGGAACGCAAGCAGCAGGATGATGAAGTCTGTGGCGAAATTGAAACGATGCATCCAGGTTATCTGGGCTCACAGGACACGTTTTATGTTGGCAATCTAAAAGGTGTCGGAAGAATTTATCAACAAACGTTCGTCGATACCTATTCCAAAGTTGCTTATTGCAAACTGTATACAACAAAAACGCCCATTACAGCCGCCGACTTGCTGAATGATCGCGTATTACCGTTTTTTGCAGCTCAGAATATTCCGATGCTGCGAATATTGACCGACCGAGGCACGGAATATTGCGGGAAAGTTGAGCAGCACGATTACCAGTTATATCTGGCCATTAACGATATCGATCATACAAAAACAAAAGCAATGTCCCCGCAGACGAACGGCATTTGCGAACGATTCCATAAGACAATCCTTCAGGAGTTTTACCAAGTCACATTCAGGAAAAAGCTGTACAGCGATTTAGATAGTCTTCAGTCAGATCTGGACATCTGGTTGAGCTATTACAATAATCAGCGAACCCATCAAGGAAAAATGTGCTGTGGCCGAACACCAATGGAAACGTTTATTGATGGTAAAAAAGTCTGGGAAGAAAAGAATTTGAACCAGATTTAA